From Balaenoptera ricei isolate mBalRic1 chromosome 5, mBalRic1.hap2, whole genome shotgun sequence:
AACTTCAATTTTGTTGTCATTCTTTTCAAGTCATCATTTACTCTGCAGAAAACATATACATTCAGGGTCTCCATGTTCAATCCCGAGATGCTATCTTACACAACATACTTACCATTTTCCTAAGTTCTAGCATACATGGAAAATAAATCATGTAGGAAATATGATCAAAATAAATCAATCCTATCTCCTTGCcttttctgttttgcttctgCTTCTCAGGAATCCAGACAAGTACAGCGGAATAAGCATGGCCTTTGGAAGGGGGTCACAGTCCTGGCTTCAGCCAGCATACTAGCCAGGGTGCGCCGTGACCTCAGGCAGGTAGCTGAACATCTCgagtcttagttttctcatttataaaatagagatgTAAAATTTACTTAAAGGTTTAGTATGAGGAATACAGAGATCGTTTTGCAACGTGTCTCACCTAGGGTAAATGAGTAATAAATATTGATTCCTTCCACTTTTGCATCTTTCGGTAGGCATTCCAGTTATCTAAGCATTTTtaccttctattttttaaaaaaaaagccaaagcccACCAATTTATCTGAATTTCTGAGGATATCTGATGCCTAAAAAGGTTTTCAagccattttcaaatatttagtgATCTTTGTGTATCTAGCGATACAGGCAGTCCCAGGTGGTATCTGATGTCCCAAAGGGTGACCCCAGGACAAAACCTGCCTTAAGATTATTCTGACCCTCACAATGACTGATTAGTTTAGCTGACATGAGTTACATTTATCATTAAAACTGTCAGAATCATTTATTTAGATTAATGTTCTATGTCCCGGCCCCTGGAGTCCTAGTGACCACAGACTCAGAAATCTATTTTTCAAATGGTAAATCAGGGGAAGGTAAACGTACAGTTCTGGCTGCTGTTACTGGatacacattttatttgtttgtctgtttttagaCAAACTGATATTCCTGGACAGAGAAACATTTCTCTCCAGATCTCTGGAAAATTTGTTGAGTGGGAAAGAAGTATTTTCTGAACAGGGGAAGCTGCTGGAAGTCTTGAAGAGGGGGATTCCAATGGCGATTTTTGCAAGAATACAGACACCAATGTCACTTCAACTTAGAAAGttctggagaaaaaaattgtCTAATATGGTCTGGCACATAGACTTTCTGCTCAGGAAGGATGACACAAAGAAATGCTTCCTTGTTGATTCTGGCAAAATCAAGGAAATTAGATGAGAAAGAGACCCCTGAAGGAGCTAGAGCATTTCCAGAGTAaggaagaaagcaaagcaaaattgGAGAACTCTCATGTCCTCCAATAtgcaaagataaaaaaagaaaatttaaaaaagaaaaaagatggtaGAGCGGTTATTACACTACCAGAGGTGAAAGACAGAAAGAGGGCCCCAGCCAAAGAAATGATGATTATATGCCAAACCAACACTGTCCAGCTACAGACTATTAAAATGAAAGGTCAAAGCACAAAAGAATTTCTGGGCAGCCTAATGTTGATGGTAAGGCTCTTATCTGGTATAGCCAATTGGCAAGCATAGATGAAATTATCTAGGATTTACTCTATGTCCATAAGCCAGATAAATGAtgtatattaacaaactgaattagAGCCAGGTAGAAAGTAGCAGACTTCCTGGAACATAGGAAATGGCAGATACCCAGTTAAAGCCAATGCAAAAAGGAAAGCAGTGTAACCCTCAAGGAATGGCAAAACCTAGCCATGTCCCCAGATAGCCACAAGGGGAAAATGTTGACAGTTTGAAGCTGAACGGTAACTAGCCCACAATAGAGTGAGAAACTGTGGTGGTGGGAACATAGTGGCACTTTTGAGAGCAGGAGTGTCTATGATTTTTGGTCAAGAATCCTAAAGAAACTAAGCTTTtacaaaagtattttcaaaataaaaattaacttgcgTATAACATTGACTTAGGTTTAAATTGCATTTTAGAGCATGAGTAATGTTCCTTCAACAGCAAAAACACCTCAATTCTCAGCATTTTCCACATAGAGTAGTTGTTAAATTCTTCATGAAGTTGGACAATAACATGTGCAATAGGCATGGAAGGGTTTTTGAGTGAGATTAATCCAGTTAAAATTAGAATCACAAATTATCAGTTTCCCAGCATGAGAAAAGTAAAGCTTCGTAACcaagtaaaacttttaaaacattttttggtcACATTTTTAGCTGTGCTTAAATATGTAGGAAatattaaaagaggaaaatatggaACTCTAAGTAAAGGTGAATAAACTAGAAAAACTTCCTGCTAGGTGAAGAAACTGCCCTTCAAAGCAACAGTTGGTTGGGAGATTCATAAGAGCTTTGAGATATTGCCAAAAACATTAGGATACCCTGTGGAATACTAAGTCAAATTTGATGACCAAACACATTTAACACTGTCTGTCAAAAAGTAAAATTgctcattttaatatttactaaGTTGGGGAAACATTTCTTACATGCATGAAATTTAACTTCTCAAGACTAAGTTTGGTGAAAATATTGGTATTTAGAGATGAACattacacataaaaataaataaaccatgctTTCTATCTATGTAAGGGTGCTATGAGGTGtgatgatttgatttttttagaaaataggCCTTGTTAAACTTGGTTAAGAACATACCTTGAAGAACATACTTTTGGCAGAGATACCGATAGGAAAGTACTAAATCTGAGTTTGAAGTGATCACTGCCCTTGGAGCTCACAAAGGATAACCTGAAAGAAAACATTAACTAGTTGTGGTAAATTACAGCTAGCTCATCCTTGGAGTACTAGAGGGATTAAGTATGTTTTCAGTGAATGTTTATCACAGTACGTTTTCCAGGTAACCAGCACAGCTGTTGTAACTCACTTAGCGATAGCTGGAAAGTTGACTgccatagactgaatgtttgtgttccctccAAATCcacatgttgaaacctaatccccaagtGATGGTATCAGGAGGAGGcacctttggaaggtgattaggtcagaGAGTGGAGCTCTCAGGAATAGAATTAGTTCTCTTACAAAAGAGACCCTAGAGAGCTCCCTCATCCTTttccatgtgaagacacagggagaagatggccatcttatgaaccaggaagacagCTCTTATCAGACACCAaacctgccagtgccttgatcttggacttcctagcctccagtaatatgagaaataaatgtttgttgtttacgCCACCCatcttttgttatagcagctcaaacaGACTGCTATAGTCTACAGTCTTAAAACCAAGTAGTAAATGCACTGAAATTCAATTAAATATGGATGTGTCAGTTAACCTGTGCTGGATAACAAACCACTCTAAAATTTAGTAACTTAAAATAACAGCTATTTATTTGGCTCTCTATTTTGTATGTCAGCCATTTGGGCTAGGCTGAGCTGGGCAGTTCTTCCTTTACCAATCTTGGCTAGTGTTACAAGCTGAATTGTGTGATTCCCCCCATGTGGCCACTCAAATGCATATTTGCATATGACTGGTGTCCCtgtaagaagagaaaatttggacaGGGATGcatacagagggaagatgatgtgaagatacagggagaaCACTATGTCAACATGAAGacagctgtctacaagccagggggagaggcctgggacagATTCTTCCCTCAGAGCCCTtgaaaggaaccaaccctgctaacTTTGACCTCAGACCTTCAGCCTCCaggactttgagaaaataaatttctgttgtttaagccacccagtctgtggtactttgcatttaaaaaaaaaactgaagcagagttgatgtacaatattatggtagtttcatgtgtacaacgtAGTGATTTGACACTTAAATACATTACAaagtgatcaccatgataagtcaaGTCTAATCCCATACAGagatattacaatattattgactattttCCTTTTGCTGCATATTATATCCCcaagattcatttattttataaatggaaatttgtacctctcaATCCCCTTCACCTGTTTTTACCTAACCCCCCTACCTCCGTCCTCTCTGCCAactactaatttgttctctgcatctatgaatctgtttctgttttgtttgtttcatctttttagattccacatctaagtgaaattacacagtatttgtgtttctctgtctgacttacttaacatAAACCCTCCAGGTCTATtcctgttgttgcaaatggcaagatttcattctttctttatggctgagttatattccattgtgtgtgtgtgtgtgtgtgtgtataagccctagcagactaatacagctGGGCTTTCTTATGCATCTGCAGGCAGCTGGTGGATTGGCCAGGATGGCTTCCGCTGAGGTGTCTGAAAGAACTGGGGTCtctctcactgtgttctcacccTCCAGCAGGCTAGCCAAGTTTGTTCACATGGCATTTGCAAGTTTCTCAGAGAGTAAGAATGAAGCTATAAGGCCTTTTGAAACGGAGACTTAGAACTGGCACACTATCACTCTTGCCGTATTCTATTGAGCAAAATAAGTTCCAGGGCCAGCACAGATTCAACAGTTAGGAAATGGACTTCGCTTCTTGGTGGAAGGAGGTACAGGGTCTCATGGTCATTTTTGCCATTTACCACAATAGCCATTTGACATTATGGCACAAAAACTTTCCCACAGATCAGAAGTGTAGGCCAACATTATGCTCCAATATCAATTCTGGAAAGCTCTTGAACAGAACTTTCCATCAAGATTATATTGAGACCAATATCCAAAAAATAAGGACTAGGTTGTTAAACATCACAGATGTTTTTAAGTACATCCTATCCCCATAAACCAAGTTCGTTTCAAGTAGATACTAACATACAAGACTGgatccttgatttaaaaaaaaaagaaaattaaacctcTATCCAACAGGCTGATTATTAGATCTTAATTTTTATAGATAGAATTAAGCAGTTAAAGGGGTTATAGGAAGTCATTACTTGCTGAAACCTGCTTTTCCCCAGTTTAGGTTTTTGAAAGCAGAGTTCATCTGCTTTGTTTTATAACCCAATGGCCTATCTGGACCCTTTAGTATTACCTTTTTAAGTGTCTTCCATTGATTGATaattatttaatgcatttactTATGAAATAAATAACGGCAAGGGCCTTATTACTTGCAAGGTCCCAGTaacacatcagtgaacaaagtAGACTTGTAGAACTTTAGTAAAGTAGAAGAAGACATTAAGTCAATAAAAGAACACATACAAACataattaaaattgtaaaattttatataaatatacataaagtgtGTAATAAAGGattactcattcaataaatatgtattgagtggcTTATTATGAGCCAGTTAATGTGCTAGGCACCGGGAATACCAATGTGAACAAGTCAGagacacttctttttttaaatggagctCACTTTCGGCCCCAAAGAccaataagttaattaattacaAATAAACAAAGACACAACAATAACTTGTGATAAACGTTATGGGAAAGCAAACGAACAAAGAAAGGGACAAAAGTGAGGCCATCTTTAGAGGCTGTGAGCTGATAAGATTTCCATAGAGAAggtgatatttaagctgagatctgaagatgAAAGAAGCTGTCATTTTAGGAAGAGGTAGAAaatttccaggcagaggaaacaggaagTGCAAAGTCTTGAGGGGGAAAGATCATGACCGGAGCAGGAACCTTATGGAAATCCAATGACCAGAGCTgtcgggggctggggggtgggtggcAGGAGCCAGATCATGGGGCTTCCATGGGACAGTGAGAGAAGTGGGGATTTTATTCTAATGATTTTATTCTAATGAAGTGGGATTTTATTCTAATCCTCtgctgaaggattttaagcagagagtGATCTGACCTATTCTAATAGtctgctgctgtgtggagaatggattgaaaGGACTAGAAGTTAGAGTAGTGAGACCAGTGATGCAGCTGCTACAGTAGTCTAGGTAAAGGATGATGGCAGCCCAGACCGGGGCCACGGAAGGGAGGAATAGAGGACCAAGTGGCATTTTAACAGGAGTGAGGTAGAGCAGGAGAGTCAAGAAGGCTTCCCTAAGTAAGGTTAATGGAAGGTGAGACCCACGGCTGGAAGGTAAGAAGACGCCTTCATTCACAGAGTGAAAGCAGGATTAAATTAAGACCTAAAGAAGACTTAAATTCTGAAAAGACTATTGTTTTCCTCTTCCCCAAGACACATGTAATAGCGATGTAATTCAAAAGCGAAACAGGACTAAACCACAAAATAGGTGGAAGCAAGTTCCACCAGATTCACAGTTTTTCCACCACGACTAGGTTAGTGTTTTCACTTTTGAAATTTCGAATATTGAATAATTTCAAGATAGTTTTGCTGATCTTGATCTGCTGAGCCTTTTTGTTTAATCTAGCCTTtaacaaaggctctgagaagGGAAAGTGTTTGGAGTGCTTTTGACTGAAAGTAGGCTGCCTCCTATTGATGGATCTGCAGACCATGCAGTGATCTGCAAGCTGAACTGGGGACTGGAACTTCAGAACAAAGAAGGAGAACGTGACGCACCTCGGGGTCCTGCCAGGGGGGCGGACAGCGGGATGGAGGCGACCTTGAAGCAGCGCCTGGAGGACACAGTGAAGAATCCATCCACTGTTGGAGTCCTGTGCACAGGTTCACAAGCACTCGATCTGGGCTGCTGCAGAACCCTGTCAGATGAGCATGTTGGGGCGATATTTGTTCCAGCCCAGCAAGCAGCTAAGCTGACCTCGGCCCCCACTGATATTCCTATGGTGTGTCTAGAATCAGGGAACATTATCATGATCTAGAAACGCGATGGCATTACAACGGCAGCGCACAAAATGGCCTCTTGACATTTCGTATCCGTTCCCCAGTAGCCTGTCACAGGGACTCAATCATACCTTGTGTTCATTATCTTACAGAACTAGGAGAGTTCCAGTAGTTAGGCCAGTCAAGGAATGTGCACTGGACACTTTTCCATTAATTTTAGAGTAAGCTGCTTTTGGACATTCTATGGATTGACTTATCAAAATACTAGTTaagaaaatagcatttttttttttttttggtccaatgAGCTGGAGATCAGAGATTCTTGGCTCTTGTCCCACACCATGGCTACCAATAAGCCATGTATGACCTTGGCTATGTCTCTTCATTTCTCCAGCCAATGAATGAGAGTTTGGAAATTTCTTTCTAAATCTAAAACcctctctttgttcttttcttttttttttttttaacatctttattggagtataattgctttacaatggtgtgttagtttctgctttataacaaagtgaatcagctatacatatacatatacatatatccccatatctcttccctcttgtgtctccctcccaccctccctatcccacccctctaggtggtcacaaagcactgagctgatctccctgtgctatgcggctgcttcccactagctatcgattttacatttggtagtgtatacatgtccatgccacactttgtccctgcttacccttccccctccctgtgtcctgaagtccattctctagtaggtctgcatctttattcctgtcctgcccctaggttcttcagaaccatttttttttttttttttggttccatatatatgtgttagagtACGGTATTAGCATGTTTTGAAGGTATAGGTCACTTTGTAGAGAGAATTTTGTTATGTTAAATAAATCTGGTTAGAAGgcgggaaaaagaacaaagaaggttATTAGAGAGCAAGGGAGGCGCAGGGGAGTTCAGACTGGACCTGACTGCACTGACCCCAGGGATAAATGGGTGTGGCTAGATTACAGGTGCTGATGGCAGCGGCGGAAAAGTTTTCTGTCAGTCAAAAGTCAGGTCAGATGATTCCGGAGGCCAGTTCTCATCAGCAAATGAATACCTTAGCTACTCTACTATTTTTTACAATACACTTATTTGTATACCATTTCTCTATTTTGAGTGGAGCAAAGCAGAGTTGAGAGTTACTTTAGTTGGTGTGAATAAACTGTCAGAGGCAATGTATCGGTCTAGTGACTTCTtcttcaaaagaattgaaaaatgtcatcatttttatatttggaaattcACTCTCACTTTGTTCTGTTTTGATCTGTATGGTTTGCCTTAAAGATAATACTGTAGCTACCCTGGCCTGTATGTCTTGCAGTGGCTTTTAACCAAACCCATTAAAATTCTGACCTGTAATAATTCACTTTTGACTGTaccaacttattttttctttctccatttttattttccttgactcTCCTATTAGGCGATAAGCTCCTTTTCAATGTTTGAATTATCCAATTCTTTGGTCCACAGGTTTCAGAAACTTGAAGTGAGGAAcccattcatctttgtatcctgaGCAAAAGGACAGTGCATGAAACAAAACAGATGCACAGTCTGCTTGTGGAATGGAATTTGgacagccctgccctcagggagattGTGGGTGACCTGCGGAGTCAGCTGCATCAAAAATGACACAGTGCTGTTGTAAGTGGAACAGGGGAAGCATGTCATGATACAGAagtagaagagaggaagagagtaaGATGAGTTATGCACGTAAGTGTCAGGGAGAGTATGATAGGGGAGGGGATTCCAGCAGAGCAGCGGGGGAAGGACACCCAGGTGGAGGAAACACCATgcaaagcagaagcaagaaatatTCAGAGATTATAAAGTTCCACAATTCTTAAATGGGCTAAAATGTGCTGAAGGTGGCACATATAGAAGGAGACAAAGTCTAGAGATAAGCAGGAACAAAAACATCCAAGGCTTTGTAGGTCATGTTATGGAGTTTGGACCTTGCTTGGCAGGCTGtgaggcagggggcagggaaaGGTCTTAGTGTGGATAAGCTGCGTCTCAGTAATATGAGACTGCTAAGTCTCACAGCAATAGGATCAGACTCGCATTCTGCAAAGAGCCCTCCGGCTGGGTCATTGGAGTGAGTGAGTTCAAGTGCACCAGTGGGTTGACTTGGTAAAGTGCTGTGACAATGAAGCAGATGTGAGAGGACTAGAACCTTCAGTGAAGCAGAGGCCATGGAAATGAAGGGGCCAGGTCAATTCAAGAGATGTGTAAGATGATGCAAGACTTGATGACTAGATATGAGGatctggggagagggaggcatgGACGAAGGTAACAGACTCATGGCTTAAGAGACAGGTAAATGATGGTGCTACCTACCAAGGTAGGGAATACAGGACTGTTTGTGGGGGAGTGGGGCAAGTTGATAGTAAAGGGGACAAATCAATCCTTTGGGTCATTTTGAGTGTGGGGTAACTGCGGACCTTCAGAGTAGAGGACACTGCACCTCAGTGTCCTTGCATAACTGCCCAGACAAAGGCAGTTTTTCACAAATACTTTTAATAACATTCATGCCTTTGTTATCCCTGTAGAGCACCCTCTATATTGCATTGTTATTCACTTCACTTTTTAGAAAATCTGCATTTTCTCCTGTGCTTTCCATCCCCATTAATGGTGACATATTCTCCCCACTTAGCCAAGCTCATCACCTCAGAGTTGATCTCAATTCTTCTGTCTTTCTTACTAGTCACATCCAACATGTCACTCAGAATGTTCCTAAtcactcccctcctctcctctttctggtCACTGTTTGGTCCAGCATACCTGCCCACTGCCATATACACCTATATCCCCAGCCCTTCCCAGTCAGTTTCTTTCTCCAGACTCTTGCAGTGATTTTCTAATTGCTATTTCTGCCTCTAAGATTTGCCCTGGAAAATTACTCATTACTCACACTATTGCCAGAGCAACCTTTCTGCAACCAAGTCCACTCATATCACTTTGCTACTTAGAAACAACAATTGCTCCTAAATTCCTAAATGGTTATGTACAAATACCTTGTTATCTCATAATTTGGCCCAGACTTATTTTCTAGACATAGCAAATTATTCCTCACTTCACAAATGATACCTAAATTGACTTTAAACATTGTGAGTCAAAGGCACTTGATATATTAGTTTTATGACTGTATTATTTCAGGTAGGTGTTGGACAGGTGAAAGAGGGGCTCTGTCTCACTCCACCaccacggacacacacacacacacacacacacacacacacacactgttagaTTCAGTTCCAAAATTAATTCACCAAAGatactgttatgggttgaattatattacactgaaaatatatgtttgaagtcctaatccctggtACCTAGGAATGTGACCCTATGTGGAAACTGGTCTTTGCAGATgggatcaagttaagatgaggccattagggtgggctctaatccaatataaccaatgtccttatgaaaaggggaAGTTTGGACAACAGTCGCAAAGGGAGAATGCTACGCGATGATGGAGGGCCTGTAGCTACAAGAcgaggaatgccaaggattgatGGCCAccaaagaggcaaagaaggattctCCCCTTCCAGTTTCAGAGCGAGCATGGGACTGCCAGCATCTTGGTgtcagacttctagtctccaaaactgtgggatgatatatttctgttgttttaaggacCTGGTTTGTGGTAGTGTTTGTAGGCAGCCCTGGGGAGCTAATATAGATAGGAGATTTCACAGGATGCAGAGTGGCCACAAAGCCTAGCTTCTCCCAGCCTCTAGCATTTCTGGTGGGCACAGCTGCTCTGGCGGCACTGTCCCTGAATGGCAGAGGTGCCTTGGATCTGGAAAAAGTGCCACCACTGCACTTTTATGTGTAAACTTACAGCACCAACCCTGAAGAATTTACAAACTCTGGCCTTCTATTCAAGAGAATGTTTACAAATGTGGCGTTCTACTGGTTCTTGATCCAGATTCAACGTTGACAAAGCCACAACTTCATCCAAGGGGGGAAAAGACAGTGAGCATCAGTAATCTCTTAATCATATCTTTGCCTCTTGCTCCCTGGAAAGCCCATTTCCATGCAGATTCACTTTTtgataaaaactgtaaaatattaccTAGGCTTATACTCAGAAAGCTACtcctatttgtctttttttcagcATTGTGATTTACTTTATCAAAGGcttttatatcttattttctttgtagGTGGTGTAGGGAGTGATTTTTGAGCAAAAGCAATGAAATCCTGACCTTACCTCAATAAGGACCTTGTATTTTACTTGACcaactttatcaattttgttctatttcatttgttttcaggaTACTCTATGCTTTTTTTTACATCTCCTGGCTTTTGCATGTGTCATTTTCCTCACCTAGAACATATGCCTGATTCATTTCCAACTAAAGAATGACATCACTTCGCTAATTATGATAATCAGCACTGTCCTGGGTACTACACAGACATGATCCCATTCGTATTCACAACCTTGTGATTTAGACTGAGAGAGGTTGAAGTGACGAGGAGGTGGCATTGGAACTTGGCTCTTTCAGATCACAGAATCAATGTTCCTGTTTCTCAGCCTCTTGCCAAGCCAGAAATCTTCCTTAACTTTCCTAGCCAAATATTCACTTTCTCCTCCAAGTTCCTGGAGAGTTTTGTACTTACTTTTATTGTGATAAGTCAcaatagtttatattttaattacttatttgTGTTTGTAGCCCCAGTTGGTTGAATTCCACAAGACAAGAAATGGCTTTTTGCCCACCTGCTTTAATCATGGCTCATAATAGATGCCCCCCCccaaatacttgctgaatggatTAGAGCATGCTGAATAAATGCACACATGGATTATAAAGTCACAGCATCTTCTATTTGACTGTGAACTTCTAGAAGACAGAGAccttgcctttttaaattttgaatcccCAAAGTTGAATAAAAGTCTGTTGGCAGAATGAATGATTTGGCTGAATGAATGGTTATAGCTGACTAGAAGCCCAGCATGTGGCAGTTTTCCCTCTGTGCTTTATAAGATTTaggagcaggacttccctggtggtgcagtggttaagaatctgcctgccaacgcaggggacacgggttcaagtcctggtccaggaagatcccacatgccatggagcaactgagcccgtgcgccacaactactgaagcccacacgcctagaagcccatgctccacaacaagagaagccatcacagccaagagtagcccccgctcgccacagctagagaaagcccacgcacagcaatgaagacccaaagcagccaaaaataaataaataaataaaaattaaaaaaaaaaaaagatttaggagCAAGTGATAAAAGATCAtacaaaaaggcaaaaatttGTCTAATCTCTGATTGAATGCAGCTAATCCAGCTTCATGATGGGGACTACAATCTGATTTTAAgatcaagaaaatgaaagtacTAAAATTGAGAAACagtttcatattttat
This genomic window contains:
- the LOC132366415 gene encoding ragulator complex protein LAMTOR5-like — encoded protein: MEATLKQRLEDTVKNPSTVGVLCTGSQALDLGCCRTLSDEHVGAIFVPAQQAAKLTSAPTDIPMVCLESGNIIMI